A window from Triticum aestivum cultivar Chinese Spring chromosome 6D, IWGSC CS RefSeq v2.1, whole genome shotgun sequence encodes these proteins:
- the LOC123141892 gene encoding signal peptidase complex catalytic subunit SEC11C, with translation MKIRHVLTQSITFLVMVVALLVLVPEGMMLATGVKSPAMSVLSESMEPAIKKGDMVFVHNMSNEPFREGEVVLFKVDGFEHPIVHRVIKVYEHRDTGEIRILTKGDNNSMDDRFLYASGQLWLQPHDIIGRVAGYLPYAGWPSVFISEAYKMLLNGGSTTTPEVLWVTM, from the exons ATGAAGATCCGGCATGTGCTCACCCAATCCATCACCTTCCTCG TTATGGTCGTTGCGTTGCTGGTGTTGGTGCCCGAGGGAATGATGCTAGCGACGGGTGTCAAGTCACCGGCGATGTCGGTTTTGTCAGAAAGTATGGAGCCTGCAATTAAAAAG GGCGATATGGTGTTTGTACACAACATGAGCAATGAACCTTTCCGCGAAGGAGAGGTCGTTCTTTTCAAAGTTGATGGCTTTGAACATCCAATTGTCCATCGTGTGATCAAG GTTTACGAGCATCGAGATACCGGAGAAATCCGAATACTCACCAAAGGAGACAACAATTCAATGGATGACCGATTTCTCTATGCGAGCGGGCAGCTTTGGCTTCAACCGCATGACATTATTGGACGGGTTGCAGG CTATCTTCCATATGCTGGATGGCCTAGTGTCTTCATCAGTGAAGCTTATAAG ATGTTGCTGAATGGTGGAAGCACTACAACTCCAGAAGTACTATGGGTAACAATGTAA